In Equus caballus isolate H_3958 breed thoroughbred chromosome 7, TB-T2T, whole genome shotgun sequence, one DNA window encodes the following:
- the TMEM25 gene encoding transmembrane protein 25 isoform X10, with the protein MLVRTLESALSSAPAGCTVSFLFLESKFREELLSLPVPTWLTSRPATFSRQPGAHVRATMVLPPGPATLPHTLLLLPALLSSGWGELEPQIDGHTWAERALRENERHAFTCHVAGGPGTPKLAWYLDGQLQEASTSRLLSVGGEAFSGGTSTFTVTAQRAQHELNCSLQDPGSGRSANASVILNVQFKPEIAQVGAKYQEAQGPGLLVVLFALVRANPPANVTWIDQDGPVTVNTSDFLVLDAQSYPWLTNHTVQLQLRSLAHNLSVVATNDVGVTSASLPAPGLLATRVEVPLLGIVVAGGLALGTLVGFSTLVACLVCRKEKKIKGSSRRPSLVSSDSNNLKLNNVRLPRENMSLPSNLQLNDLTPESRAGKPADRQMAQNNSRPELVDSEPGGLLTSRGFIRLPMLGYIYRVSSVSSDEIWL; encoded by the exons ATGCTTGTTCGTACCCTGGAGTCAGCGCTCAGTTCTGCGCCCGCAGGGTGTACAG tttcttttttgtttctggaGAGTAAATTCCGGGAGGAATTACTAAGCTTGCCTGTTCCCACCTGGCTAACATCGAGGCCGGCCACCTTCtctcggcagcctggggcccACGTCAGGGCCACCATGGTGCTGCCTCCAGGCCCGGCTACGCTCCCGCACACACTGCTGCTCCTACCAGCTCTTCTGAGCTCAG GTTGGGGGGAGTTGGAGCCACAAATCGATGGTCACACCTGGGCTGAGCGGGCACTTCGGGAGAATGAACGCCACGCCTTCACCTGCCACGTGGCAGGAGGGCCTGGCACCCCCAAGTTGGCCTGGTACCTGGATGGACAGCTGCAGGAGGCCAGCACCTCCCGACTGCTGAGTGTGGGCGGGGAGGCCTTCTCTGGAGGCACCAGCACCTTCACTGTCACTGCCCAGCGGGCCCAGCATGAGCTCAACTGCTCCCTGCAGGACCCAGGCAGTGGCCGGTCAGCCAACGCCTCCGTCATCCTCAATGTGCAAT TTAAGCCGGAGATTGCCCAGGTCGGGGCCAAGTACCAGGAAGCTCAGGGCCCGGGCCTCCTGGTTGTCCTTTTTGCCCTGGTTCGTGCCAACCCACCTGCCAATGTGACCTGGATCGACCAGGATGGGCCGGTGACTGTCAACACCTCCGACTTCCTGGTGCTGGATGCCCAGAGCTACCCCTGGCTCACCAACCACACTGTGCAGCTGCAGCTCCGCAGCCTGGCGCACAACCTCTCCGTGGTAGCCACCAACGACGTGGGTGTCACCAGTGCCTCGCTCCCGGCCCCAG GGCTCCTGGCCACCCGGGTGGAAGTGCCACTGCTGGGCATCGTTGTGGCTGGAGGGCTTGCCCTGGGCACCCTGGTGGGGTTCAGCACCTTGGTGGCCTGCCTGGTctgcaggaaagagaagaagatcAAAG GCTCCTCCCGGCGCCCATCTCTGGTCTCTAG TGACTCCAACAACCTGAAACTCAACAATGTTCGCCTGCCGCGGGAGAACATGTCCCTCCCATCCAACCTTCAGCTCAACGACCTCACTCCGGAGTCCAGAG CAGGGAAACCAGCAGACCGCCAGATGGCTCAGAACAACAGCCGGCCAGAGCTTGTGGACTCGGAGCCTGGTGGTCTCCTCACCAGCCGAG GTTTCATCCGTCTCCCAATGCTGGGCTACATCTATCGAGTGTCCAGTGTGAGCAGTGATGAGATCTGGCTCTGA
- the TMEM25 gene encoding transmembrane protein 25 isoform X9: MHWGMGQEREKSGEGRSLWRRGTCTPVCVCVCVCVRACVRAPGAGCTVARRFFVCESVCLFVPWSQRSVLRPQGVQPGAHVRATMVLPPGPATLPHTLLLLPALLSSGWGELEPQIDGHTWAERALRENERHAFTCHVAGGPGTPKLAWYLDGQLQEASTSRLLSVGGEAFSGGTSTFTVTAQRAQHELNCSLQDPGSGRSANASVILNVQFKPEIAQVGAKYQEAQGPGLLVVLFALVRANPPANVTWIDQDGPVTVNTSDFLVLDAQSYPWLTNHTVQLQLRSLAHNLSVVATNDVGVTSASLPAPGLLATRVEVPLLGIVVAGGLALGTLVGFSTLVACLVCRKEKKIKGSSRRPSLVSSDSNNLKLNNVRLPRENMSLPSNLQLNDLTPESRGKPADRQMAQNNSRPELVDSEPGGLLTSRGFIRLPMLGYIYRVSSVSSDEIWL, encoded by the exons ATGCATTGGGGaatggggcaggagagagagaagtctgGAGAAGGACGGTCCCTTTGGAGGAGGGGCACGTGTaccccagtgtgtgtgtgtgtgtgtgtgtgcgtgcgtgcgtgcgtgcgcgCGCCTGGTGCGGGCTGCACGGTTGCTCGTCGTTTCTTTGTATGTGAGAGTGTATGCTTGTTCGTACCCTGGAGTCAGCGCTCAGTTCTGCGCCCGCAGGGTGTACAG cctggggcccACGTCAGGGCCACCATGGTGCTGCCTCCAGGCCCGGCTACGCTCCCGCACACACTGCTGCTCCTACCAGCTCTTCTGAGCTCAG GTTGGGGGGAGTTGGAGCCACAAATCGATGGTCACACCTGGGCTGAGCGGGCACTTCGGGAGAATGAACGCCACGCCTTCACCTGCCACGTGGCAGGAGGGCCTGGCACCCCCAAGTTGGCCTGGTACCTGGATGGACAGCTGCAGGAGGCCAGCACCTCCCGACTGCTGAGTGTGGGCGGGGAGGCCTTCTCTGGAGGCACCAGCACCTTCACTGTCACTGCCCAGCGGGCCCAGCATGAGCTCAACTGCTCCCTGCAGGACCCAGGCAGTGGCCGGTCAGCCAACGCCTCCGTCATCCTCAATGTGCAAT TTAAGCCGGAGATTGCCCAGGTCGGGGCCAAGTACCAGGAAGCTCAGGGCCCGGGCCTCCTGGTTGTCCTTTTTGCCCTGGTTCGTGCCAACCCACCTGCCAATGTGACCTGGATCGACCAGGATGGGCCGGTGACTGTCAACACCTCCGACTTCCTGGTGCTGGATGCCCAGAGCTACCCCTGGCTCACCAACCACACTGTGCAGCTGCAGCTCCGCAGCCTGGCGCACAACCTCTCCGTGGTAGCCACCAACGACGTGGGTGTCACCAGTGCCTCGCTCCCGGCCCCAG GGCTCCTGGCCACCCGGGTGGAAGTGCCACTGCTGGGCATCGTTGTGGCTGGAGGGCTTGCCCTGGGCACCCTGGTGGGGTTCAGCACCTTGGTGGCCTGCCTGGTctgcaggaaagagaagaagatcAAAG GCTCCTCCCGGCGCCCATCTCTGGTCTCTAG TGACTCCAACAACCTGAAACTCAACAATGTTCGCCTGCCGCGGGAGAACATGTCCCTCCCATCCAACCTTCAGCTCAACGACCTCACTCCGGAGTCCAGAG GGAAACCAGCAGACCGCCAGATGGCTCAGAACAACAGCCGGCCAGAGCTTGTGGACTCGGAGCCTGGTGGTCTCCTCACCAGCCGAG GTTTCATCCGTCTCCCAATGCTGGGCTACATCTATCGAGTGTCCAGTGTGAGCAGTGATGAGATCTGGCTCTGA
- the TMEM25 gene encoding transmembrane protein 25 isoform X12: protein MVLPPGPATLPHTLLLLPALLSSGWGELEPQIDGHTWAERALRENERHAFTCHVAGGPGTPKLAWYLDGQLQEASTSRLLSVGGEAFSGGTSTFTVTAQRAQHELNCSLQDPGSGRSANASVILNVQFKPEIAQVGAKYQEAQGPGLLVVLFALVRANPPANVTWIDQDGPVTVNTSDFLVLDAQSYPWLTNHTVQLQLRSLAHNLSVVATNDVGVTSASLPAPGLLATRVEVPLLGIVVAGGLALGTLVGFSTLVACLVCRKEKKIKGSSRRPSLVSSDSNNLKLNNVRLPRENMSLPSNLQLNDLTPESRAGKPADRQMAQNNSRPELVDSEPGGLLTSRGFIRLPMLGYIYRVSSVSSDEIWL, encoded by the exons ATGGTGCTGCCTCCAGGCCCGGCTACGCTCCCGCACACACTGCTGCTCCTACCAGCTCTTCTGAGCTCAG GTTGGGGGGAGTTGGAGCCACAAATCGATGGTCACACCTGGGCTGAGCGGGCACTTCGGGAGAATGAACGCCACGCCTTCACCTGCCACGTGGCAGGAGGGCCTGGCACCCCCAAGTTGGCCTGGTACCTGGATGGACAGCTGCAGGAGGCCAGCACCTCCCGACTGCTGAGTGTGGGCGGGGAGGCCTTCTCTGGAGGCACCAGCACCTTCACTGTCACTGCCCAGCGGGCCCAGCATGAGCTCAACTGCTCCCTGCAGGACCCAGGCAGTGGCCGGTCAGCCAACGCCTCCGTCATCCTCAATGTGCAAT TTAAGCCGGAGATTGCCCAGGTCGGGGCCAAGTACCAGGAAGCTCAGGGCCCGGGCCTCCTGGTTGTCCTTTTTGCCCTGGTTCGTGCCAACCCACCTGCCAATGTGACCTGGATCGACCAGGATGGGCCGGTGACTGTCAACACCTCCGACTTCCTGGTGCTGGATGCCCAGAGCTACCCCTGGCTCACCAACCACACTGTGCAGCTGCAGCTCCGCAGCCTGGCGCACAACCTCTCCGTGGTAGCCACCAACGACGTGGGTGTCACCAGTGCCTCGCTCCCGGCCCCAG GGCTCCTGGCCACCCGGGTGGAAGTGCCACTGCTGGGCATCGTTGTGGCTGGAGGGCTTGCCCTGGGCACCCTGGTGGGGTTCAGCACCTTGGTGGCCTGCCTGGTctgcaggaaagagaagaagatcAAAG GCTCCTCCCGGCGCCCATCTCTGGTCTCTAG TGACTCCAACAACCTGAAACTCAACAATGTTCGCCTGCCGCGGGAGAACATGTCCCTCCCATCCAACCTTCAGCTCAACGACCTCACTCCGGAGTCCAGAG CAGGGAAACCAGCAGACCGCCAGATGGCTCAGAACAACAGCCGGCCAGAGCTTGTGGACTCGGAGCCTGGTGGTCTCCTCACCAGCCGAG GTTTCATCCGTCTCCCAATGCTGGGCTACATCTATCGAGTGTCCAGTGTGAGCAGTGATGAGATCTGGCTCTGA
- the TMEM25 gene encoding transmembrane protein 25 isoform X8: MHWGMGQEREKSGEGRSLWRRGTCTPVCVCVCVCVRACVRAPGAGCTVARRFFVCESVCLFVPWSQRSVLRPQGVQPGAHVRATMVLPPGPATLPHTLLLLPALLSSGWGELEPQIDGHTWAERALRENERHAFTCHVAGGPGTPKLAWYLDGQLQEASTSRLLSVGGEAFSGGTSTFTVTAQRAQHELNCSLQDPGSGRSANASVILNVQFKPEIAQVGAKYQEAQGPGLLVVLFALVRANPPANVTWIDQDGPVTVNTSDFLVLDAQSYPWLTNHTVQLQLRSLAHNLSVVATNDVGVTSASLPAPGLLATRVEVPLLGIVVAGGLALGTLVGFSTLVACLVCRKEKKIKGSSRRPSLVSSDSNNLKLNNVRLPRENMSLPSNLQLNDLTPESRAGKPADRQMAQNNSRPELVDSEPGGLLTSRGFIRLPMLGYIYRVSSVSSDEIWL; encoded by the exons ATGCATTGGGGaatggggcaggagagagagaagtctgGAGAAGGACGGTCCCTTTGGAGGAGGGGCACGTGTaccccagtgtgtgtgtgtgtgtgtgtgtgcgtgcgtgcgtgcgtgcgcgCGCCTGGTGCGGGCTGCACGGTTGCTCGTCGTTTCTTTGTATGTGAGAGTGTATGCTTGTTCGTACCCTGGAGTCAGCGCTCAGTTCTGCGCCCGCAGGGTGTACAG cctggggcccACGTCAGGGCCACCATGGTGCTGCCTCCAGGCCCGGCTACGCTCCCGCACACACTGCTGCTCCTACCAGCTCTTCTGAGCTCAG GTTGGGGGGAGTTGGAGCCACAAATCGATGGTCACACCTGGGCTGAGCGGGCACTTCGGGAGAATGAACGCCACGCCTTCACCTGCCACGTGGCAGGAGGGCCTGGCACCCCCAAGTTGGCCTGGTACCTGGATGGACAGCTGCAGGAGGCCAGCACCTCCCGACTGCTGAGTGTGGGCGGGGAGGCCTTCTCTGGAGGCACCAGCACCTTCACTGTCACTGCCCAGCGGGCCCAGCATGAGCTCAACTGCTCCCTGCAGGACCCAGGCAGTGGCCGGTCAGCCAACGCCTCCGTCATCCTCAATGTGCAAT TTAAGCCGGAGATTGCCCAGGTCGGGGCCAAGTACCAGGAAGCTCAGGGCCCGGGCCTCCTGGTTGTCCTTTTTGCCCTGGTTCGTGCCAACCCACCTGCCAATGTGACCTGGATCGACCAGGATGGGCCGGTGACTGTCAACACCTCCGACTTCCTGGTGCTGGATGCCCAGAGCTACCCCTGGCTCACCAACCACACTGTGCAGCTGCAGCTCCGCAGCCTGGCGCACAACCTCTCCGTGGTAGCCACCAACGACGTGGGTGTCACCAGTGCCTCGCTCCCGGCCCCAG GGCTCCTGGCCACCCGGGTGGAAGTGCCACTGCTGGGCATCGTTGTGGCTGGAGGGCTTGCCCTGGGCACCCTGGTGGGGTTCAGCACCTTGGTGGCCTGCCTGGTctgcaggaaagagaagaagatcAAAG GCTCCTCCCGGCGCCCATCTCTGGTCTCTAG TGACTCCAACAACCTGAAACTCAACAATGTTCGCCTGCCGCGGGAGAACATGTCCCTCCCATCCAACCTTCAGCTCAACGACCTCACTCCGGAGTCCAGAG CAGGGAAACCAGCAGACCGCCAGATGGCTCAGAACAACAGCCGGCCAGAGCTTGTGGACTCGGAGCCTGGTGGTCTCCTCACCAGCCGAG GTTTCATCCGTCTCCCAATGCTGGGCTACATCTATCGAGTGTCCAGTGTGAGCAGTGATGAGATCTGGCTCTGA
- the TMEM25 gene encoding transmembrane protein 25 isoform X6: MAKPQSLKSDPGLVLLEALTPARPSRRCPGGPGARPGAEPRPGPRRPPEFRAARALGEAAGPGRRRPQGLRAGGAAGQPLRAAPAGAAQPLRRAVQPHAGRHDGAAAPPRPRRCAGPRARGGVGRAPIKPPGSHRLPPVSASGTVPAGGGHSGVACVGGRLRPSGRLGDGAGAAPTCPGGGACRPWSGIDWPCLVRPWRLPRTAALIRPEQLLRRRSGREPVSFLFLESKFREELLSLPVPTWLTSRPATFSRQPGAHVRATMVLPPGPATLPHTLLLLPALLSSGWGELEPQIDGHTWAERALRENERHAFTCHVAGGPGTPKLAWYLDGQLQEASTSRLLSVGGEAFSGGTSTFTVTAQRAQHELNCSLQDPGSGRSANASVILNVQFKPEIAQVGAKYQEAQGPGLLVVLFALVRANPPANVTWIDQDGPVTVNTSDFLVLDAQSYPWLTNHTVQLQLRSLAHNLSVVATNDVGVTSASLPAPGLLATRVEVPLLGIVVAGGLALGTLVGFSTLVACLVCRKEKKIKGSSRRPSLVSSDSNNLKLNNVRLPRENMSLPSNLQLNDLTPESRGKPADRQMAQNNSRPELVDSEPGGLLTSRGFIRLPMLGYIYRVSSVSSDEIWL; encoded by the exons ATGGCCAAGCCCCAGAGCCTCAAATCTGACCCCGGATTAGTGCTCCTCGAGGCTCTGACCCCGGCCCGCCCATCCCGCAGGTGCCCTGGAGGACCTGGAGCGCGCCCTGGAGCTGAGCCGAGGCCGGGGCCGCGCCGCCCGCCAGAGTTTCGTGCAGCGCGGGCTCTTGGCGAGGCTGCAGGGCCGGGACGACGACGCCCGCAGGGACTTCGAGCAGGCGGCGCTGCTGGGCAGCCCCTTCGCGCGGCGCCAGCTGGTGCTGCTCAACCCCTACGCCGCGCTGTGCAACCGCATGCTGGCCGACATGATGGGGCAGCTGcgccgccccggccccggcgcTGCGCCGGCCCGCGGGCGAGGGGAGGGGTGGGCCGCGCCCCAATAAAGCCGCCTGGCTCTCACCGACTCCCGCCTGTGTCTGCGTCCGGAACCGTCCCCGCAGGTGGAGGGCACTCAGGTGTCGCCTGCGTGGGAGGCCGTCTGCGCCCGTCAGGGCGGCTGGGGGACGGGGCGGGAGCGGCGCCCACCtgccctgggggcggggcctgccggCCGTGGTCGGGCATTGATTGGCCCTGCCTGGTGCGGCCCTGGCGCCTGCCGCGGACTGCGGCGCTCATCAGACCTGAGCAGTTGCTCCGGCGGCGCTCAGGGAGGGAGCCAG tttcttttttgtttctggaGAGTAAATTCCGGGAGGAATTACTAAGCTTGCCTGTTCCCACCTGGCTAACATCGAGGCCGGCCACCTTCtctcggcagcctggggcccACGTCAGGGCCACCATGGTGCTGCCTCCAGGCCCGGCTACGCTCCCGCACACACTGCTGCTCCTACCAGCTCTTCTGAGCTCAG GTTGGGGGGAGTTGGAGCCACAAATCGATGGTCACACCTGGGCTGAGCGGGCACTTCGGGAGAATGAACGCCACGCCTTCACCTGCCACGTGGCAGGAGGGCCTGGCACCCCCAAGTTGGCCTGGTACCTGGATGGACAGCTGCAGGAGGCCAGCACCTCCCGACTGCTGAGTGTGGGCGGGGAGGCCTTCTCTGGAGGCACCAGCACCTTCACTGTCACTGCCCAGCGGGCCCAGCATGAGCTCAACTGCTCCCTGCAGGACCCAGGCAGTGGCCGGTCAGCCAACGCCTCCGTCATCCTCAATGTGCAAT TTAAGCCGGAGATTGCCCAGGTCGGGGCCAAGTACCAGGAAGCTCAGGGCCCGGGCCTCCTGGTTGTCCTTTTTGCCCTGGTTCGTGCCAACCCACCTGCCAATGTGACCTGGATCGACCAGGATGGGCCGGTGACTGTCAACACCTCCGACTTCCTGGTGCTGGATGCCCAGAGCTACCCCTGGCTCACCAACCACACTGTGCAGCTGCAGCTCCGCAGCCTGGCGCACAACCTCTCCGTGGTAGCCACCAACGACGTGGGTGTCACCAGTGCCTCGCTCCCGGCCCCAG GGCTCCTGGCCACCCGGGTGGAAGTGCCACTGCTGGGCATCGTTGTGGCTGGAGGGCTTGCCCTGGGCACCCTGGTGGGGTTCAGCACCTTGGTGGCCTGCCTGGTctgcaggaaagagaagaagatcAAAG GCTCCTCCCGGCGCCCATCTCTGGTCTCTAG TGACTCCAACAACCTGAAACTCAACAATGTTCGCCTGCCGCGGGAGAACATGTCCCTCCCATCCAACCTTCAGCTCAACGACCTCACTCCGGAGTCCAGAG GGAAACCAGCAGACCGCCAGATGGCTCAGAACAACAGCCGGCCAGAGCTTGTGGACTCGGAGCCTGGTGGTCTCCTCACCAGCCGAG GTTTCATCCGTCTCCCAATGCTGGGCTACATCTATCGAGTGTCCAGTGTGAGCAGTGATGAGATCTGGCTCTGA
- the TMEM25 gene encoding transmembrane protein 25 isoform X11 gives MLVRTLESALSSAPAGCTVSFLFLESKFREELLSLPVPTWLTSRPATFSRQPGAHVRATMVLPPGPATLPHTLLLLPALLSSGWGELEPQIDGHTWAERALRENERHAFTCHVAGGPGTPKLAWYLDGQLQEASTSRLLSVGGEAFSGGTSTFTVTAQRAQHELNCSLQDPGSGRSANASVILNVQFKPEIAQVGAKYQEAQGPGLLVVLFALVRANPPANVTWIDQDGPVTVNTSDFLVLDAQSYPWLTNHTVQLQLRSLAHNLSVVATNDVGVTSASLPAPGLLATRVEVPLLGIVVAGGLALGTLVGFSTLVACLVCRKEKKIKGSSRRPSLVSSDSNNLKLNNVRLPRENMSLPSNLQLNDLTPESRGKPADRQMAQNNSRPELVDSEPGGLLTSRGFIRLPMLGYIYRVSSVSSDEIWL, from the exons ATGCTTGTTCGTACCCTGGAGTCAGCGCTCAGTTCTGCGCCCGCAGGGTGTACAG tttcttttttgtttctggaGAGTAAATTCCGGGAGGAATTACTAAGCTTGCCTGTTCCCACCTGGCTAACATCGAGGCCGGCCACCTTCtctcggcagcctggggcccACGTCAGGGCCACCATGGTGCTGCCTCCAGGCCCGGCTACGCTCCCGCACACACTGCTGCTCCTACCAGCTCTTCTGAGCTCAG GTTGGGGGGAGTTGGAGCCACAAATCGATGGTCACACCTGGGCTGAGCGGGCACTTCGGGAGAATGAACGCCACGCCTTCACCTGCCACGTGGCAGGAGGGCCTGGCACCCCCAAGTTGGCCTGGTACCTGGATGGACAGCTGCAGGAGGCCAGCACCTCCCGACTGCTGAGTGTGGGCGGGGAGGCCTTCTCTGGAGGCACCAGCACCTTCACTGTCACTGCCCAGCGGGCCCAGCATGAGCTCAACTGCTCCCTGCAGGACCCAGGCAGTGGCCGGTCAGCCAACGCCTCCGTCATCCTCAATGTGCAAT TTAAGCCGGAGATTGCCCAGGTCGGGGCCAAGTACCAGGAAGCTCAGGGCCCGGGCCTCCTGGTTGTCCTTTTTGCCCTGGTTCGTGCCAACCCACCTGCCAATGTGACCTGGATCGACCAGGATGGGCCGGTGACTGTCAACACCTCCGACTTCCTGGTGCTGGATGCCCAGAGCTACCCCTGGCTCACCAACCACACTGTGCAGCTGCAGCTCCGCAGCCTGGCGCACAACCTCTCCGTGGTAGCCACCAACGACGTGGGTGTCACCAGTGCCTCGCTCCCGGCCCCAG GGCTCCTGGCCACCCGGGTGGAAGTGCCACTGCTGGGCATCGTTGTGGCTGGAGGGCTTGCCCTGGGCACCCTGGTGGGGTTCAGCACCTTGGTGGCCTGCCTGGTctgcaggaaagagaagaagatcAAAG GCTCCTCCCGGCGCCCATCTCTGGTCTCTAG TGACTCCAACAACCTGAAACTCAACAATGTTCGCCTGCCGCGGGAGAACATGTCCCTCCCATCCAACCTTCAGCTCAACGACCTCACTCCGGAGTCCAGAG GGAAACCAGCAGACCGCCAGATGGCTCAGAACAACAGCCGGCCAGAGCTTGTGGACTCGGAGCCTGGTGGTCTCCTCACCAGCCGAG GTTTCATCCGTCTCCCAATGCTGGGCTACATCTATCGAGTGTCCAGTGTGAGCAGTGATGAGATCTGGCTCTGA
- the TMEM25 gene encoding transmembrane protein 25 isoform X7, which produces MHWGMGQEREKSGEGRSLWRRGTCTPVCVCVCVCVRACVRAPGAGCTVARRFFVCESVCLFVPWSQRSVLRPQGVQVRAGWAWLFASLPSPLWVSVHYVFPCIVSFLFLESKFREELLSLPVPTWLTSRPATFSRQPGAHVRATMVLPPGPATLPHTLLLLPALLSSGWGELEPQIDGHTWAERALRENERHAFTCHVAGGPGTPKLAWYLDGQLQEASTSRLLSVGGEAFSGGTSTFTVTAQRAQHELNCSLQDPGSGRSANASVILNVQFKPEIAQVGAKYQEAQGPGLLVVLFALVRANPPANVTWIDQDGPVTVNTSDFLVLDAQSYPWLTNHTVQLQLRSLAHNLSVVATNDVGVTSASLPAPGLLATRVEVPLLGIVVAGGLALGTLVGFSTLVACLVCRKEKKIKGSSRRPSLVSRAYPRLCPPCSDSNNLKLNNVRLPRENMSLPSNLQLNDLTPESRAGKPADRQMAQNNSRPELVDSEPGGLLTSRGFIRLPMLGYIYRVSSVSSDEIWL; this is translated from the exons ATGCATTGGGGaatggggcaggagagagagaagtctgGAGAAGGACGGTCCCTTTGGAGGAGGGGCACGTGTaccccagtgtgtgtgtgtgtgtgtgtgtgcgtgcgtgcgtgcgtgcgcgCGCCTGGTGCGGGCTGCACGGTTGCTCGTCGTTTCTTTGTATGTGAGAGTGTATGCTTGTTCGTACCCTGGAGTCAGCGCTCAGTTCTGCGCCCGCAGGGTGTACAGGTACGAGCTGGGTGGGCTTGGCTGTTTGCGTCCTTGCCTTCGCCACTGTGGGTCAGTGTACATTATGTGTTTCCGTGcatagtttcttttttgtttctggaGAGTAAATTCCGGGAGGAATTACTAAGCTTGCCTGTTCCCACCTGGCTAACATCGAGGCCGGCCACCTTCtctcggcagcctggggcccACGTCAGGGCCACCATGGTGCTGCCTCCAGGCCCGGCTACGCTCCCGCACACACTGCTGCTCCTACCAGCTCTTCTGAGCTCAG GTTGGGGGGAGTTGGAGCCACAAATCGATGGTCACACCTGGGCTGAGCGGGCACTTCGGGAGAATGAACGCCACGCCTTCACCTGCCACGTGGCAGGAGGGCCTGGCACCCCCAAGTTGGCCTGGTACCTGGATGGACAGCTGCAGGAGGCCAGCACCTCCCGACTGCTGAGTGTGGGCGGGGAGGCCTTCTCTGGAGGCACCAGCACCTTCACTGTCACTGCCCAGCGGGCCCAGCATGAGCTCAACTGCTCCCTGCAGGACCCAGGCAGTGGCCGGTCAGCCAACGCCTCCGTCATCCTCAATGTGCAAT TTAAGCCGGAGATTGCCCAGGTCGGGGCCAAGTACCAGGAAGCTCAGGGCCCGGGCCTCCTGGTTGTCCTTTTTGCCCTGGTTCGTGCCAACCCACCTGCCAATGTGACCTGGATCGACCAGGATGGGCCGGTGACTGTCAACACCTCCGACTTCCTGGTGCTGGATGCCCAGAGCTACCCCTGGCTCACCAACCACACTGTGCAGCTGCAGCTCCGCAGCCTGGCGCACAACCTCTCCGTGGTAGCCACCAACGACGTGGGTGTCACCAGTGCCTCGCTCCCGGCCCCAG GGCTCCTGGCCACCCGGGTGGAAGTGCCACTGCTGGGCATCGTTGTGGCTGGAGGGCTTGCCCTGGGCACCCTGGTGGGGTTCAGCACCTTGGTGGCCTGCCTGGTctgcaggaaagagaagaagatcAAAG GCTCCTCCCGGCGCCCATCTCTGGTCTCTAG GGCGTATCCCAGGCTTTGTCCGCCCTGTAGTGACTCCAACAACCTGAAACTCAACAATGTTCGCCTGCCGCGGGAGAACATGTCCCTCCCATCCAACCTTCAGCTCAACGACCTCACTCCGGAGTCCAGAG CAGGGAAACCAGCAGACCGCCAGATGGCTCAGAACAACAGCCGGCCAGAGCTTGTGGACTCGGAGCCTGGTGGTCTCCTCACCAGCCGAG GTTTCATCCGTCTCCCAATGCTGGGCTACATCTATCGAGTGTCCAGTGTGAGCAGTGATGAGATCTGGCTCTGA